The genomic region CCACCAGGTAGCTGCGCGCGATCCCGTTCACGTTGATCTGCTGGGCGAAGCTGCCGCCGCCGTACTCCAGCCCCGTATCTTCGGGTGGGAGCTCGACGCCGGAGTCTCCGCACGCGGCGGCGACAAGCGCGGGGAACGCCGCGGCCACTACAATCCTGACTAGTGCTCTATGCATTATGAGGGCTCTGTCTCCGGGCGGCGGGCTTTGCCACGTCGCTGAACGGGCCGTGGCACGCGAGTGAGACACCGCGTAGCGGCGCAGGTTTCAAATCGGCCGGAACCCATGCGCGCCGATGGACGTATTCAGGAGTGCTCAGCGAACCCCGTCAGCGACGGTGCCCATGTTGATCCGGAAGCCCGACGACATTACGTCCTCCGAGATTACTCCGGAGGACGTCTATCTGAATCGGCGAAGCTTCATGGCGGACGCCGCCCGGCTCGGCATCGCCGGAGCCCTGGCGCCCGCGCTGGTAGGGGCGGCGGCCGAGGCGGAGGCCGAAGCGGCCAGCGCACAGGGGAGATTCCCGGCGCGCGCGCCGCGACAGGAGGAGCTCACGCCGTTCGAGGACGTCACCCAGTACAACAACTTCTACGAATTCGGGACGGGCAAGGGCGACCCGTATCGCAACTCCGGGGATTTCAAGCCGCGACCCTGGACCATCGAGGTCGCCGGTCACTGCGCCAAGCCGGGTGCGTACGATCTGGAGGACTTTCTCCGGCCCCACGAGTTGGAGGACCGGGTCTACCGCCTCCGCTGCGTCGAGGCGTGGTCCATGGTGATTCCGTGGCGCGGGTTCCCGGTGAGCCGGGTAATCGACCGCGCCGAGCCCACCTCGGCCGCCAAGTACGTCGCGTTCACAACGGTGGTGAGGCCGACGGAGATGCCGGGGCAGCGCGGCCGCATCCTCGACTGGCCGTACCGTGAGGGGCTGCGACTGGACGAGGCGCGACACCCGCTGACGATCTTCGCCACCGGACTATACGGGCGCGATCTGCCGAATCAGAGCGGGGCGCCGCTGCGTCTCGTCGTGCCGTGGAAATACGGGTTCAAGAGCATCAAGTCCATCGTCCGCATGGAGTTCGTGGAGGACATGCCCTACACGACCTG from Gemmatimonadota bacterium harbors:
- the msrP gene encoding protein-methionine-sulfoxide reductase catalytic subunit MsrP, whose product is MLIRKPDDITSSEITPEDVYLNRRSFMADAARLGIAGALAPALVGAAAEAEAEAASAQGRFPARAPRQEELTPFEDVTQYNNFYEFGTGKGDPYRNSGDFKPRPWTIEVAGHCAKPGAYDLEDFLRPHELEDRVYRLRCVEAWSMVIPWRGFPVSRVIDRAEPTSAAKYVAFTTVVRPTEMPGQRGRILDWPYREGLRLDEARHPLTIFATGLYGRDLPNQSGAPLRLVVPWKYGFKSIKSIVRMEFVEDMPYTTWSAMAANEYGFYANVNPEVDHPRWSQARERRIGEFRKRPTLPFNGYASQVAPMYRGLDLRRWY